A genome region from Deinococcus sp. KNUC1210 includes the following:
- a CDS encoding SpoIID/LytB domain-containing protein yields MPGSTVSIAGQTYRGGLLLKAAGGVVKAVNVVDLEDYLRGVVAAEMPANWPLEALKSQAVIARTYAAARINPSSYYDLCADESCQVYGGVTRELPASDEAIAATRNQVVSYAGAAAKTYFSSDSGGYTASSLETWGQDIPYLTARPDPASLGPNSRWTLSVPLNRVADVAARYGVQVGRLRSVSVTSVSASGRVQRVQLNGATGSRTLDGAEAGGFVRSLGAKSSRVNFGGTDPLLISGAGAGHGVGLSQYGASGLARQGWNYLQIMGFYYNGCSISSILNAGVSGATLTAGVPLNRAAPLAAPERRPLDLPLLAGMPLLSGL; encoded by the coding sequence GTGCCGGGCAGTACGGTGAGCATCGCCGGGCAGACCTACCGGGGCGGGCTGCTGCTGAAGGCTGCCGGAGGCGTCGTGAAGGCGGTGAACGTGGTCGATCTGGAAGATTATCTGCGGGGCGTGGTGGCTGCCGAAATGCCGGCCAACTGGCCGCTGGAGGCGCTGAAATCTCAGGCGGTGATCGCCCGCACCTACGCGGCGGCGCGGATCAATCCGTCCAGCTATTACGATCTGTGTGCCGATGAGAGCTGTCAGGTGTACGGCGGCGTGACCCGCGAACTGCCCGCCTCGGACGAGGCCATTGCCGCCACCCGCAATCAGGTGGTGTCGTATGCCGGGGCCGCCGCCAAGACCTATTTTTCCAGCGATTCCGGCGGTTATACCGCGTCGAGTCTGGAAACCTGGGGACAGGACATTCCCTATCTGACGGCCCGCCCCGATCCGGCCTCGCTGGGTCCCAACAGCCGCTGGACGCTCTCGGTGCCGCTGAACAGGGTGGCTGACGTGGCAGCGCGGTACGGCGTGCAGGTGGGCAGACTCCGCAGCGTGAGCGTCACGTCGGTGAGCGCTTCGGGGCGGGTGCAGCGGGTCCAGCTGAACGGGGCAACCGGCAGCCGCACGCTGGACGGCGCGGAGGCGGGCGGATTTGTGCGCTCGCTGGGGGCCAAGTCGTCTCGGGTGAACTTCGGCGGCACCGATCCTCTGCTCATCAGCGGGGCGGGGGCCGGGCACGGCGTCGGGCTGTCGCAGTACGGCGCGTCCGGTCTGGCGCGGCAGGGCTGGAATTATCTTCAGATCATGGGCTTTTATTACAACGGGTGCAGCATCAGCAGCATCCTGAATGCGGGTGTGAGCGGAGCCACCCTGACGGCGGGTGTGCCGCTGAACCGCGCCGCGCCGCTGGCTGCCCCCGAACGCCGTCCGCTCGACCTGCCCCTGCTGGCCGGTATGCCCCTGCTGTCCGGTCTATGA
- a CDS encoding VOC family protein, which produces MSDAAPVQVPGAWGLQFVDHIAMLTPDLDVGSVPYTALGLTPDGPDETVTTQGVRVRAFRLGDTLIELLEPEAGSGLAASLAKRGAGLHHVAFRVASLEAEITRLSALGAVFLNTQPQPGRAGSRVAFLHPKWGAGTLIELVEHA; this is translated from the coding sequence ATGTCAGACGCTGCACCCGTGCAGGTCCCCGGTGCCTGGGGCCTCCAGTTCGTCGATCACATCGCCATGCTCACGCCCGATCTGGACGTGGGAAGCGTGCCGTACACCGCGCTGGGCCTGACGCCCGACGGCCCCGACGAGACGGTCACGACGCAGGGTGTGCGCGTGCGGGCCTTCCGGCTGGGAGACACGCTGATCGAACTGCTGGAACCTGAAGCGGGCAGTGGGCTGGCGGCGTCGCTGGCAAAACGCGGGGCAGGGCTGCACCATGTGGCCTTCCGGGTGGCGTCGCTGGAGGCCGAGATCACGCGTCTGAGTGCTCTGGGCGCGGTGTTTCTGAATACCCAGCCGCAGCCGGGCCGGGCCGGAAGCCGCGTGGCCTTCCTGCACCCGAAATGGGGAGCGGGCACGCTGATCGAACTGGTGGAACACGCGTGA
- a CDS encoding VanZ family protein — translation MRAGCLLLGVLLMAGLWWLGSSPPPAHPLDWLEHAALYALLTVLLRVGFGSARAALGVALWAAAFDEVHRAFVPGQEPGIQSWLFALLGSLLASQLRSRRRAEELPETVNLS, via the coding sequence GTGAGGGCCGGCTGTCTGCTGCTCGGCGTGCTGCTGATGGCGGGTCTGTGGTGGCTGGGCAGCAGTCCGCCGCCCGCACATCCGCTCGACTGGCTGGAGCACGCCGCGCTGTACGCGCTGCTGACAGTGCTGCTGCGTGTGGGCTTCGGGTCGGCCCGCGCCGCGCTGGGAGTGGCGCTGTGGGCCGCCGCCTTCGATGAGGTGCACCGCGCCTTCGTGCCGGGGCAGGAGCCGGGCATTCAGAGCTGGCTGTTCGCGCTGCTGGGGTCGCTGCTGGCTTCGCAGCTGCGCTCTCGCCGCCGGGCCGAAGAGCTGCCGGAAACGGTCAACCTTTCCTGA
- a CDS encoding DUF1440 domain-containing protein, with protein sequence MHLPFRRQKSPSIYRGVVVGLTGSVLGVLAMGQYWTRVAPLLSDSSQGDDDAPDQNVISPFGQQHEPGESSTAALGRFAYQAVTGKTPGQDTRAALSEAVHWGFGVLSGAAFGAITARQQKANPLTGAAFGAAMWAVFDEGVVPLLGLQDGPAASPVSGHLNRLGAHLSYGAALGLGVWALGRVLPKD encoded by the coding sequence ATGCATCTTCCATTTCGCAGGCAGAAGTCGCCCAGCATCTACCGGGGCGTGGTCGTGGGTCTGACCGGCAGCGTGCTGGGTGTCCTGGCAATGGGTCAGTACTGGACCAGAGTCGCGCCGCTGCTCTCAGACAGTTCGCAGGGCGACGACGACGCGCCCGACCAGAACGTGATTTCACCCTTTGGGCAGCAGCACGAGCCGGGGGAGTCCAGCACCGCCGCGCTGGGGCGATTCGCGTATCAGGCGGTGACGGGCAAGACACCCGGCCAGGACACCCGTGCTGCACTCAGCGAGGCGGTGCACTGGGGCTTCGGCGTGTTGAGTGGCGCGGCTTTCGGGGCGATCACGGCGCGGCAGCAGAAGGCCAATCCGCTGACCGGGGCCGCATTCGGCGCGGCGATGTGGGCGGTGTTCGACGAGGGCGTGGTGCCGCTGCTGGGGCTTCAGGACGGACCTGCCGCCTCGCCGGTCAGCGGGCACCTGAACCGTCTGGGTGCACATCTGTCCTACGGCGCGGCACTGGGACTGGGCGTCTGGGCGCTGGGCCGGGTGCTGCCCAAAGACTAG
- a CDS encoding metallophosphoesterase, which yields MSAVRLLLLSDIHANRVALQSVLKDAGVRKFDRVVSLGDAIGYGPRPREVLDTLRELEAVCILGNHEDLLLRLIQHPERSSDSVVGQALEWQRQQLGGRDIAEIQSWRDGIDDSEVGARFRHGTPTSLDEYTDSVTAAREVFVNWHGRLGFVGHTHVPSVYATLNAPVGEWVKYQAFQDGGSYMVPPAARVILNPGSVGQPRDGNPQASYAIFDTSRNNFQVYRVPYDVAQTQAQILAAGLPEVLAARLSIGK from the coding sequence ATGTCTGCTGTGCGCCTGCTGCTGCTTTCCGATATTCACGCCAACAGGGTCGCTCTCCAGTCGGTGCTCAAAGACGCCGGGGTGCGGAAATTTGACCGTGTGGTGTCGCTCGGGGACGCAATCGGCTACGGCCCGCGCCCACGCGAGGTTCTCGATACCCTGCGCGAACTGGAGGCGGTCTGTATTTTGGGCAACCACGAGGACCTGCTGCTGCGCCTCATTCAGCACCCCGAACGCAGCAGCGACAGCGTGGTCGGACAGGCGCTGGAGTGGCAGCGTCAGCAGCTCGGCGGGCGCGACATCGCTGAAATTCAGAGCTGGCGCGACGGGATCGACGATTCCGAGGTGGGGGCGCGGTTTCGGCACGGGACGCCCACCAGTCTCGACGAATACACCGATTCGGTCACGGCAGCCCGAGAAGTCTTCGTGAACTGGCACGGGCGGCTGGGCTTCGTGGGGCATACCCATGTGCCGAGCGTCTACGCCACCCTCAATGCCCCGGTGGGCGAGTGGGTCAAGTATCAGGCGTTTCAGGACGGCGGCAGTTATATGGTGCCGCCCGCCGCCCGCGTGATCCTGAATCCGGGCTCGGTGGGGCAGCCCCGAGACGGAAACCCGCAGGCCAGCTACGCCATCTTCGATACGTCCCGGAATAATTTTCAGGTGTACCGCGTGCCCTACGATGTGGCCCAGACCCAGGCCCAGATTCTGGCGGCGGGCCTGCCGGAAGTGCTGGCGGCGCGTCTCAGTATCGGCAAGTGA
- a CDS encoding DNA polymerase III: MTSPVAAPLLFEAVLHPELLAEVQRYRGHALLLSGPARVGKRQLAFQIAAQENCLHPHSDGFPCGQCASCRAVLVGSHPDLLGVTPRTTTSTGKAARRRIIPVGAIVEARDDAHDYEQHVYQFLELRPTYRRRVVLIEGAESLNEQAANALLKLVEEPPHNALFVFTTEDASLVMPTIQSRCARLNVSPLSDERLLAAWPGSLDPELLALAAGRAGVLQEREKVEAALQDARTLTDALRSGLLSALEAAEAVEKRFDTEWHPQALRFVWRSESPAVRAASDTALERLLGALELYASPSLSFQVFALDLRAAFGEG; the protein is encoded by the coding sequence ATGACATCTCCTGTGGCCGCGCCGCTGCTGTTCGAGGCAGTGCTGCACCCTGAACTGCTGGCCGAAGTGCAGCGGTACAGGGGGCATGCGCTGCTGCTGTCTGGCCCGGCACGCGTGGGAAAGCGGCAGCTGGCATTTCAGATCGCGGCGCAGGAAAACTGCCTGCATCCGCACTCAGACGGCTTTCCCTGCGGGCAGTGTGCGTCGTGCCGCGCCGTTCTGGTGGGGTCACATCCCGATCTGCTCGGCGTGACGCCCCGCACCACCACCAGCACCGGCAAGGCGGCGCGGCGCCGGATCATTCCGGTGGGCGCGATTGTCGAGGCCCGCGACGACGCGCACGATTACGAACAGCACGTGTATCAGTTTCTGGAACTGCGCCCGACCTACCGCCGCCGGGTGGTGCTGATCGAGGGAGCGGAGTCTCTGAACGAGCAGGCAGCCAACGCCCTGCTGAAACTGGTCGAGGAGCCGCCGCACAACGCCCTGTTCGTATTCACCACCGAAGACGCCTCGCTGGTGATGCCGACCATCCAGAGTCGCTGTGCCCGCCTGAACGTATCGCCGCTCTCCGATGAGCGGTTGCTGGCCGCGTGGCCCGGCTCACTAGATCCGGAACTGCTGGCGCTGGCGGCGGGCCGGGCGGGGGTGCTTCAGGAGCGCGAGAAGGTGGAAGCGGCGCTCCAGGATGCCCGCACGCTGACAGACGCGCTGAGGAGTGGGCTGCTGAGTGCGCTGGAAGCTGCCGAGGCAGTGGAGAAACGCTTCGACACCGAGTGGCATCCACAGGCGCTGCGCTTCGTGTGGCGGAGCGAGTCGCCAGCTGTGCGGGCCGCCAGCGACACCGCTCTGGAACGGCTGCTGGGAGCGCTGGAACTCTATGCCAGCCCCAGCCTGAGCTTTCAGGTGTTCGCGCTCGACCTGCGGGCCGCCTTCGGGGAAGGATAG
- a CDS encoding phosphoribosylanthranilate isomerase yields the protein MSALRVKICGTTNLPDALLSLDAGADAIGLIFAPISKRLVSVETAREISVAVGPALGRVGVFLDQPLSEVLRTAERARVSAVQIHGPVSGLYLQTLERYYPVLRVVRPADLQQFSQATPGHTLMLDAPTPGSGEALDWQTLEPVFPAGGWLAGGLGPDNVAQAIRVLHPAGVDAVSRLERSPGVKDSLRVRAFVRAARQAQQALEDT from the coding sequence ATGTCTGCCCTGCGCGTCAAAATCTGCGGTACCACCAATCTGCCCGATGCCCTGCTGAGCCTGGACGCCGGAGCCGACGCCATCGGCCTGATCTTTGCGCCCATCAGCAAGCGGCTGGTGAGTGTAGAAACCGCCCGGGAGATCAGCGTGGCGGTGGGGCCAGCGCTGGGAAGGGTGGGGGTATTTCTCGATCAGCCGCTCTCAGAGGTGCTGCGAACGGCAGAGCGGGCGCGGGTATCGGCAGTGCAGATTCACGGTCCGGTGTCAGGTCTTTACTTGCAGACGCTTGAGCGCTACTATCCCGTTCTGCGTGTCGTGCGCCCGGCAGACCTTCAGCAGTTCTCGCAGGCCACACCGGGCCACACGCTGATGCTTGACGCTCCCACGCCCGGCTCGGGTGAGGCGCTCGACTGGCAGACGCTGGAGCCGGTCTTCCCGGCTGGCGGCTGGCTGGCGGGTGGGCTGGGGCCGGACAACGTGGCCCAGGCAATCAGGGTGCTTCATCCGGCCGGAGTCGATGCCGTCAGTCGGCTGGAACGAAGTCCGGGGGTCAAGGACTCGCTGCGTGTGCGGGCCTTTGTTCGGGCGGCCAGACAGGCTCAGCAGGCGCTGGAAGACACCTGA